In Sesamum indicum cultivar Zhongzhi No. 13 linkage group LG8, S_indicum_v1.0, whole genome shotgun sequence, the sequence GTTTTCAAATGTTTTCCACTGAATTATCTTATCTATTTTCAGTAAATGTTCTGTTGACTGGACAATCACGTTTCAGGTTTTAGCTCCGTGTGGACTAGGAGACTTTGTTTGTGGTAGAGCGTCTGAGTGGGTCTCTAATGGAACTGAGCTCTGCCACGCCGCAGGTTTCTCTATCTCCTCATTTGATGATACTGAAGAATCATTATGCTACGGTGGGAAGGGTAGTCTAGACAATATTGCAAATTCCTGGAAAACTTCACATTCTGAGATTTCACCTGGAGAACAGAGTACTTGGTTCCTTGAAGATTTTAGGCAATGGATTGCTGATATGCCCTTCAATGAAAGAGTTTCATGGGCCGTCGGAGGAATGGTGCTTACAGCTGGACTTCTATTTGCAAGGTAAGGcaaatatttccttttcttcatgGGTAGGGTGTCTGGGCACATGGTGTCGGAAAGGAGATATGGGAAAAGAGATGGGCCCAGAAGTTTGGTTTGGATGAACTAATTGTTGGAAATTGCTGCATGGCTCTTAATGTGAGCCACTGTTATCTGTTCAACATATATTTTACGGTTTTTACCGTCATTTCTCTTCTACTGGTACTGGATGCATATCAGAATTACCCAAATAGTTCTGACATCAGAGGAAATTCTTAAAGACTTAAACATCTGCGGATCATGAGTGGGGTTACCTTCCTTTCAGAGAGCACCACTAAAATGGTTTactattctgaaaatattcacagtttaaaaaaaaaaatctacagACTCTTTCATTAGATAAAACTAGATTGTTCATATTGaccattataaaattgaaatgggAGAGaaggtttttcttttcttttcgcCCACTCCTTTTGGAGGGGTGGGGAGGGGTGGGGACGAACGGAATGGAAGAGGTTGGTGTAATTTTGGATAGGAAgttagaatattattttttacttctcCTTTGGAAGAATTTGGCACAAAGTATCATCACATGCTAGTCTATTGgacataattttatgtattttcttaGATTGATCCATTAAGTTCTCTGGAAATTATCTGTATAATAAATCCTTCCTAAGTAATGTTAACAAGTGAAAGGTAAGTTGTCCTCAATAAAGATATTCAGTGGCTTATTGTACTAATTTAATGAACAATGCAGTAAAAGGCAAACCCACAATCGACGTCAGAAGCAAGCAGCTATCCAGCGGACTGTGAGGAAACTGGGAACAAAGATAAATTCTGCATCTCCTGTTAATCAAGGAAACCGAAGGGGGATTGGAAGATGAGTGTGAGCCGTTCTGTAATAGTTTGCCTGTTTATTTAAGGTTAGTGATTCAactgaatatataaatttcctCACTTTTCAGGCATGTCTTTGCATGGCTTAGCAAACTTGATATAAATAGTTCACTTACGTGTCATTATTTCAAAACTTAAAGATTGTGAATTTTTATTGCCCCATATTTACTACACTTCCGTATTGCACTATAGTTGCCGTAAAATCTATAAATATCTGTTACATTTGGAATTCGAAATTGCCTAGTTACTATTCAATTCACAGATGCTCCTACTAAGATAGCAATAATACTAGAACAATTGCTGCAGTGGCTCACCTTAAAACTCAGGCTCAACATTGATGATCTCTTGAATTGTACAGGATTGTCTGGTTGGAGAGTGAAGGGCGATATTCAGAGATGAACATGCCCTTGTTAATGTAGCAGGTTTAGCATAAATCAAATATGAAGAGAACTCCACGTCCTACTTGCGAAACACTCTTTTTATTGATCATTGTTTATAGATGAGTTTTTACTTGTCTTTTAAACTTCTGAGCAGGGCAGTTCCACATAATCAAGCTCTGTCTCTACTTAGTTGATGACTTAGAGGTTGCCACCCTTTCTTCAGTTACAAACTCATCGTATTTTGAAGCAGTTGTTTAGTTTGACATCAAACTCTGTTGCCCTAACAACAACATATGCATCCTCAACAGCCAAACTTTTGCTGGATTTGTAACTATCAAACTGGCCTTCAAAAAGATTTTGAGTGTAGTAGCACTGAGCTGCTTTTCTGCTATCTGGATATAATGTTTCATTGTCTTTTACAAAGAAAGTTCAGAGTTACAATACCAGCATTCTTTTTGCTTTCTTCATTACTGAGCAGTGATCTGTGCTTGAACATGAGAAGTATAACTTGTCATGTTTACATATTACTACAAAGTATCACGTGAGATGTACATGTTAAACCGCGTATCAAGAGGTAAAAGCATTATGTATTAGTGATGTATAAAGAATTATCtcatattaacaaaaatttgtAGAGTAAAATGGGAATTAAGGCAAACAATgaagatatttttgtttaataaaattattaaacttgTAGAgtacataatataattttaaaaagttgggtgaaattaattttattttattaagagccaataagattaaataaaaaatatcttattttaaaattttataattttttaataataattgccaaacatttttttttgaagtttataAGTCATCTTCACGAGGCCACATAAATAACTCCCATGTGTTATAAGCTCCGGCGAAAAATCATGAAGGCAGGCGGTGTAACCGTCCCCAAACTGATTCTTAAGGATGCTATGTGAAAGTTAAAACAGGTGAAAATGGCAAACTGAGAGTATTTGGAAATTGGAACAGTATTACTTGTTTAATTAGAACAGAATTGCATAGTACTTGCAATCCACCACTACATCACCAGTCAACGCTAATGGGAGGTAAAGAAAGGTAAACACTCAAGCAACACTTCCATATAGTAGGGAGTCCATGACCAGGCCATGGTATAATATATCGAAAACACTATTAAACCAAGAAATAGTGCAAAGACTTCTATTGAGGTATTAGTTTGCCATAATATATCATCACAATTGTAAGTTGAAAGTTTGATATTCCTTCCTATTCATGAATAGGACACTAACAAGCTCAAAACAAAACCAAGTTGGCAAAAATACAAGGCTAATAAAACTATATGTTTGATCAATCCTCCTCCTCGGCCTCATTTTCAGCAATGTTGAAGTATCTCAATTCATAGACACTTCTGTCTTTGTTAGAAGCTATTACCCGGAGCCAATCACGAACATTATTCTTCTTTAGATACTTCTTTGTCAAGTACTTCAAATACCTGCAGAACAGAATCGAACATTGAATTACGAGCGAAACATACATGTAGAGAATGCAATACGAAATGCGTCCATCCAAATGAAGTGCGAACAAGGGCAATATTATCACTTAACACGGACACGGTAATCCCTCCACCCTGCCTGTGCCATGGACAAATTATtgccaagaaaaagaaaaaaacaatccAGCTAAAGGAATGAGAAAGAAGGCCCAACAATTATCATGGAACCTTCATGATCATTACTATTAATAttgcaaaaagaaataagttaAGAGTGGGATGGAGAAGATTCAAGCAAGGCACACAGATTTCTTGCAAGAGTTGCTCAAGGGTTTAGGAAGATAAATTCGTTATAAGTCCCAATTCCACCATCTCCAGATTGAGTACCCATGTAGTAATAGCTAGCTTGAGTGgcaagaaatttaatttaact encodes:
- the LOC105168924 gene encoding uncharacterized protein LOC105168924 isoform X2, coding for MWRFRCLCVFLLLTFINFCFLHAYGRTTEVCISPGGRFPPFSNAGKPPKKASKGPRDLTLCRVFRKKTCCDVSQTHPAFLSIRRLASSGEASQDCLQLWELLECSICDPRVLAPCGLGDFVCGRASEWVSNGTELCHAAGFSISSFDDTEESLCYGGKGSLDNIANSWKTSHSEISPGEQSTWFLEDFRQWIADMPFNERVSWAVGGMVLTAGLLFASKRQTHNRRQKQAAIQRTVRKLGTKINSASPVNQGNRRGIGR
- the LOC105168924 gene encoding uncharacterized protein LOC105168924 isoform X1, producing the protein MWRFRCLCVFLLLTFINFCFLHAYGRTTEVCISPGGRFPPFSNAGKPPKKASKGPRDLTLCRVFRKKTCCDVSQTHPAFLSIRRLASSGEASQDCLQLWELLECSICDPRVGVQRGPPRICASFCDRVYEACATAYFAMDAMTQVLAPCGLGDFVCGRASEWVSNGTELCHAAGFSISSFDDTEESLCYGGKGSLDNIANSWKTSHSEISPGEQSTWFLEDFRQWIADMPFNERVSWAVGGMVLTAGLLFASKRQTHNRRQKQAAIQRTVRKLGTKINSASPVNQGNRRGIGR